The nucleotide window GTCCACTTTAACGGCGGGGCTGAAGGACTGGATCCCGAATATTTCCTTGAGCTTCTTTCCAATTTCATCGCTGACTTCACCATTAAGCAGGATGAACATCCTGTCGCGTTCCGCTTTGATGACAGCGTTTGGATAGTCGCTCAATGCCCTTTTGATATTTTTTCTTAGGCGGTCAATGAATTTATTTCTATTTCTTCCTTTGGTCGATATTTCACCATACCGAACCAATATACGGTCATACATCATTTCTTTATAACCTCGCTTAAATGTTTTACAGTCCCGGCAATTGCCTTTGCCGCTATTTCTGCTTCTTCTGCTGTATTGCTGTAGGTCAGGCTGATCCTGATCGCACTTTCCGCTTCTGCGACAGGAATTCCCATTTCCAGGAGTGTCTTGCTGGCAGCCTTTTTCTTCGAGGAACAGGCACTTGTCGTTGAAACATAAATATCCTTCTCTTCAAGAGCATGAACGAATGTTTCGGCCTTCAATCCGCTGATGGAGAAATTCAGGATATGGGGAGCGCTTTTTTCCTCCGGCGTGTGAATGGTAATTTCCTTGATATGGCTGATGCCGTTTCTTAATATTTCCATTGCTGACTTCATTTGATCCAGCTTTTCTGCCCGCAGTTCAAGCGTCATCCTGAGCGCTTTTGCCATGGCTACCATTCCTGCAACGTTTTCGGTCCCGCTCCGTTGCTTCCATTCCTGATTGCCGCCGGATAATAAAGGAGACAGCCGGACCCCTTCTTTCATAAACAAGGCCCCCGTCCCTTTCAGCCCATGGAATTTATGTCCGGAAATCGTCGCTAAATGGACCCCCGAATGGTATAAGTCCAATGGCACCTTCCCAATTCCCTGGACGAAATCAACGTGAAAAAATGCCTTTGGATACTTTTTCAAAACTATCCCGATTTCCTCGATTGGCTGGATTGTGCCGACTTCATTATTGACATGCATGACAGACACAAGGATTGTATCCTCACGAAGTTCCTTCTGGATTGAATCCGCACTGACAAAACCGGTGGAATCTGGTTTCACATATGTTATTTCATACCCGAGCGATTCGAGCTGTACCATGGCGTTTTGGACAGATGCATGTTCAATGCTTGTCGTGATGATATGCCTGCCCCTCTCCCGGTGAGCCATCGCAATCCCCTTGATGGCAAGGTTATTGCTCTCTGTTCCTCCTGAGGTGAAAAGGATTTCCGTCTCTTTGACCCTCAGCAGCCTGGCCACCTGGGACCTTGCCTGCTGAAGCAGCTTTTCTGCCTGTCCTCCGATTTTATGGAGTGAAGATGGGTTTCCATAGAAATCCTCTGAGACTTTTATAAATGAATCCAATACTTGTTTATAAGGTTTGGTCGTTGCGCTGTTGTCAAGATAGATCATCAGTGTTCCCCCTTGCTCCAAGACCTTGCTAACTAAAAATCATATCATAATAACATTTCAATGAGAAATGATGAAAAATTCTAAAATCCATTCCCAAAAAAACAGGCCTCCAATCGGAGACCATGCTTTATCACTTTTTATCTGAGAGCATATGCTCTATTTTCTTTATTGCACCTGGATCCACTTCTTCAATAGATGTAGCTGCCTGTTCAAGTGCTTCGCGATAATCGTAATTCCGGAAATGCTCTTCTGCTTCACGTAACCCTCTTTCGACGGAAGGGTAACGGCTGCGGTATCTGTTGCCATACTGGATGACGCGTTCAGCCAGCATGACTGTCTCGACGATTTCCTCAGTCGAGGTTTCAAGCTTTTCAACTGTCAGGACGGCGATTTCCAGATATTGCTGAACAGCAGGAATATCCAGCGGCTTTTCCTCAAGCTTATCATTGACCTGCTTGATGCTTTCATGCGCATCTTCCAGCAGGTATTTGTATTCCTGTGAAAGGCCAGGCATATTGCTTTTGGAGACAGTGCGGATCAGTTCGGAAATCTTTTTAGAAAGTCCCCTTACTTTATCACGTGCTGCCAATTCATCCTTTCTCAGGGCGCTTAGCTTTTCCATCAATTCTTTTTGCTCTACTACTAGCTGATCAAGCTGTTCTTTCGCTTCTTGAAGCTCCAATTTGATCATGCTTTGTGCTGTATCGTTTTCGGTAATTCTATGGTCGATCAGTTCAAAGCGCTTTAGCAGGCCCTTGAGCTGCTGCTCAACATGAGTTTGTGCCGAAAGATCTTTTTCAGTCAGATGATAACTCTCCTGTATATGCTTTGTTTCTTCCTTAAGTGTCTTGTTTTCAGTGATTGCTTTCACAAGTACTTCTTTAGCAACATGTTCCGTGTTTGTAATATATCGTTTAGCCAGGACTTCTTCTTCAAGCATGTCGAACAGTTTTTCAAGTCGCTCCTTCAAACCCTGGATGCCCTGTTCGGCGTTCTCGACATCACCTTTTTCAAGAGAACCAAGATAGCTCGCCAATTCATTGCTTATTTCCTCGATTTCACTATCGGCATTCAGATGATCCAATACATAGCCCTGTTCCTTCATCTCTCTTACGCCATCTTTCAGATCGCTGACCTGGGCCGGGATGGCCGACTGGCAATCATGCAGAAGTGCAGGAATGGATTCCATTTTCGCGGATACCTGTTCAAGCAATGACTGGATGGACAGAACCGTTTCCCTTGCTTCAAGATAATTTCCGTTTTCGGTCTTCTCGTCAAACTCGATGAACTTTGCCTGAATCTCTTCAAGCACAGCCTCGAGGCTGGCTTCTGCACTTCCATAGCTATGGCGATGCGTGAGAAGGTTTTTCTTATTCTCTCGATAATTCTCTTTAAGACCATCGATTTCCTCACGGTTCTTTTCTTCGCTTCCTACAAGTTCATTCAACTCGCCTAGAATCTTCTTGATCTTATCTTCTGTTTCAGTCAGCTTTCGGTCAATGACTTCCAGAGATTCCTTCGCCTTCTTGAACCTGTACTTATCGATATACTCCTCCGCGTCAAACAGGTAATCCTCGATGCCCGGAAGCTTTGAAGTAACAAGCTCGTCCCACTCCTGGCGCCAGCGCTCAAAAAGCTCTTCTGTTTGCCCGGTCATGTTCAGCTGTTTTACCTTTGACATTTCATCCAGTACAGGCCGGTTCATGATATCGATTTTCCAGGACTCATAGCGATCGACCTCACTGTAATATTTTCGTTTCATAAAATAGCCGATTAAAAAAAGAATGATTAGTATCGCGATACCGCCAATTATGTACTCCATTATTATCCCCCTGGCCTCACAAATTCCAAGTTCTGAATCCTTCTATATAAAATCTCTTGATAAATGCGTGTATAATGTAATTATATTACCATGTTAACGACAATTTTTGACTATTAAATTCATATTTTTTGTTGAAATTGTCCGAATTAGGCCGATTTAACTTGAATTCTTACAAAAGAAATCACTTCTGGAGGTGCATTTCCCTGAAAGACGGACATGTCCACACGGCTTTTTGCCCTCACGGGACAAATGACAAAATCGATGATTATATACAAAAGGCCCTTCAGCTCGGCTACAGTGAAATCACGTTTGCCGAGCACGCTCCATTGCCGGAAGGATTTATCGACCCGACGCCATTACAGGACAGCGCAATGGCGCCCGAAGACCTGGATTCCTATTTTCAAACCATCGCAGAAGCAAAGAAGAAATATGCGGGAAAAATAAAAATCAATACCGGATTTGAGATTGATTTTATCGAAGGGTTTGAAGGACAAACGGCCGATTTTCTGAACAAATACGGGCCGCTTCTAGATGACGGCGTAATGTCGGTCCATTTTTTAAAGAACGAGTCTGGTACATATGATTGCCTGGATTATAGTCCAGACCATTTCGGGAAAATGGTGGAAGCTTATGGTTCAGTGGAAAAGGTTCACCGGCATTATTATCAAACAGTACTGAAATCAATCCTCGCTGATTTGGGGCCGTATAAGCCAAAAAGAATCGGCCATGTGACCCTGGCTAATAAATACCAGCTGAAATACCAGCTCAGAAATGATTGTACAGATGAAATCATTGAAATACTGGAGAAGGTGTCAGAACTTGGCTATGAACTGGATTACAACGGAGCCGGTACGGCAAAGCCATTATGCCGTGAACCCTATCCGCCCGAATGGGTAATCAGTGAAGCCAAAAAACGCGGAATCCAGCTCGTGTACGGATCTGATGCCCATCAGGCAAAGGAACTGGGACAGGGACTGGAATTCATGGGGATAAAAAAATAAGGAAACCGGCAGATTTTCCGGTTTCCTATATATTTATTAACATTTTCTGATGAGCCTGCTGTTCCGTGCAAAGGGTTCCTTTGATCCAATGTGAAATCTCATCGCTGTATTTGTCCGCAAAATATTTTTCATGCGGCTGTACATGAAGAACTTCTGTAACATAATGGGTATTCAAAAACGGCATCTGGAGAAGACCTTTTAACTGCAAAATACTGTACTGGACTGAATGCTTTTTGAATTCTCCGTTCTCAATCCCGGCTTCAAGGACCTTTTTGAACATATAACGTTCTTTTACATGGTAGGTCGACATGATTTCCCTGACAACTTGCGAGTCGATCGTCATCTCTCTTAATATGAACCTTGTTAATTGAATGTTTTCGCATTGGTATCTCAATACATTTTCAACCATCGCATTCAGGCAGTACTCTGGACCGTATTCAAGGAAAGAAAAACCTTTCTCCAGCTCTTTAAGATAGCTTTCAAAAAAAACCGTAAAACAATTTTCGAGGAGTCCATTCTTGTTCTGGAAGTAATATGAGATATTCGCTGCATTCACGTCTGCCCTTGCTGCAATGTCCCTCACTGATGTTCCATTGAACCCCTTCGTATTGAATAAGTAGATGGCCGCATCAATAATCGCAGCTTTTGAATTTTTTCTCATTGCTCCGCCCCTCGCTTTCCGCAATTAACCTTACTGTTTATCTTTCTGGAAATCATTAAAATTTCCTTTATAAAAAGCTCGACAAAGTCTCCATTGTTTCGCCGATTTTTGATACAATGTAGAGTAAAACTTCATGAATTAGGGGGAATAACGATGTTTAACGTCGAAACATACAGCGGAAGCCGCGAAAAAAATTACGACTTGGTGATTAAACAACTGAAAGCACTAATTGAGGATGAAAAGAATTCTATTGCCAACTTGAGCAATGCTTCTGCACTTTTGAACCAGTTTCTTGACCGCATCAACTGGGTCGGCTTTTATCTGATGGAGGATGGCGAGCTTGTCCTCGGACCGTTCCAGGGACTTCCTGCCTGTGTAAGAATTAAACTTGGAAAAGGTGTTTGCGGTACGGCTGCATCCAAAAAAGAAACAGTAAGGGTTGAAGATGTCCATGCCTTCCCTGGCCATATCGCCTGTGATGCTGCCTCCCAATCTGAAATCGTCGTACCAATCCTGAAAAATGGAAACGTTATTGGTGTCCTTGATATCGACTCGCCTGAAAAAAATCGTTTTGATGAATTGGACCAGCAAAAGCTGGAGGAATTCGTTGAAGTGCTTGCACAGTCTATCTAAATGAACGAACATACTGAACCCCTCCTGGATTTCCGGGAGGGGTTTGATTTGTTTTATTAAATAGAGCCTGTTTCCATTGTGCTCTCTTTTCTTACTGATTCAAATGCCATCTCAAGGTCATCCCTTAAATCTTCCCACGCTTCCAGTCCAACCGAAAGCCTTAGCATATTCTCTCTGATCCCCATTTTTTCTCTCGCTTCCTTCGGCACGACCGCATGTGTCATTGTCGCCGGATGCTGGATCAATGTTTCTGCATCACCGAGGCTGACGGCGATTTTAATGAGTTTTAATTTGTTGATGAATGCCTGTGCCTCTTTCTGGCCACCTTTTATGTTGAAGGAAATCAGTCCGCCCGGTTTGCGCATTTGCTTTTTCGCGATTGCGTAATCAGGATGCTTTGGATCGCCAGGGAAAATGACTTCTTCCACTGCCGGATGCCCGGACAAATAGGATGCCAGTTTTTCAGCATTTTCACAGTGACGGTCCATCCTTACAGGAAGTGTCTTCAAGCCGCGAAGCAGCAGCCATGCATCGAAAGGTGAAATCACCCCGCCGATATCCTTTTGGGTAGTCATCGCGATTTTAGACATGATCTCCTTAGGACCTACAGCTACACCAGCAATCACATCTCCATGCCCACAAATATATTTTGTTGCGCTATGGATGACGAAATCGCATCCAAGCTCAAGCGGATTCTGCAGATATGGTGAACTGAAGGTGTTATCGACGACGACCGGAATACCCTTTTCTTTCGCGACGTCTGCAACCATCTCCAAGTCAACCAGTCTCATCGTTGGGTTAATTGGTGTCTCGATATAGATGACTCTTGTCTCCGGGGTAATAGCGGCCAGCACTTCTTCCCTTGTCGCCATCATCGAAAAATCATGATTGATATCATATTTTTCTTTCATAAGCTGCAATAGGCCAAATGTGCAGCCATATACACCCTGTGAGCAAAGTATATGGTCCCCAGATCTCGTCAGTGCCACTAATATCGCAGAGACAGCAGCCATCCCTGACCCAAACGCAAGTGCCTTTTCCCCTTTTTCAATCGCTGCCATCCTCTCTTCCAGCATGGCAACAGTCGGGTTTCCAAGCCGGGAATAGATGAATCCCTCTTCCTCTCCGGCGAAACGCCTTTCCCCTTGCTCCGCGCTGTCAAAAGTGAACGTGCTGGTCTGAAATAACGGGGGAGCAAGACTTCCCCTGAATTCGTCCGATTTATATCCTGCATGGATTACTTCTGTCTCGAATCTTTTCTCTCCCATTTCGATTCCTCCTATATTTGTAAGCGTTTACAAAATACCCCCATAAACAGGATATGATATTTGCCCTGATATGGAAAGTGATTTCACTCACAGCAGCTGAAAAAGTCCTGTGTTCTGCTAAACGGAAAAAGCACTCATTTCTGAGTGCTTCTTAGAAAGGCGTGAGCGCCTTGATCAGCCCTGACAAGCGTTGGAGGTCCGCCAATGAAATCGTCCTTGACTTCATTGGCGGACCGAAACGACTTGAGGGACTAGACGCTAGCTGGCCAATTCCCAATGTTAAATTTAAACCTCATCACTAAAATCAAACTGGTTTTCATTCTGGACCACTACTTTGTTCTTACCGGAGCCTTTTGCTTTATAAAGAGCCTGGTCCGCCCTTTTGAACACGGTCTTGGTCGTATCTTCCTGTCCCCTGATCCATGTGGAAACGCCGCATGAAATCGTGACATTTGGATTCGTATGTTTCTCGACTTTATCTACAAGCCTGTTGGCAATCATGACTCCGATTTCCAGTGGAGCTCCTGGCAGGTAAATCGCGAGTTCCTCCCCGCCCCATCTGGCACCAATATCCGTGCCGCGGATATTTTTGGCTATCTGCCGGGCCAGCTGGATGAGCACTTCGTCTCCAACCTGGTGGCCATACTGGTCATTCACACATTTAAAATTATCAATATCAATTAAGATGAAGGTTCCCTGCGCATCCTCAAGCATCGACAGATTCATTTTTTCATCCAGATAGCCTCGGGAATACAGCTTTGTCAAATGATCCGTCACGACCATTTTCTCCAATTCTTCACGAAGCATCGAATTGGTGAAAGCTAAAGTCGAATGGTGGATGAGGGACTGCAGCAGCTTGAATGTATCGAATGCAAAGTGATATGGCTCCTCATGCATGACAAGCGCGAACCCCTTTAAATCACCGCTCTGGATCATCGGTACACACATTACCGAGCGGAAATGCGTAGAAGCACCCCCGATATCATATGAAATATCCCCTATGAACAATGGTTCCAGATCCTGCTTGACCCGTTTGGCGACTTTCAAAATATAATTGGAAGCCTCCTTTGAAAAGAAGAAACTGGTGCTTCCCTGAAGGACGGAGTAATCAAGATTGTCTTCATCAAGCATGATAAAACCGACTTCCCTGGCATCGAAGGACTTGATGATCCTTCCGCATATAAACTTCATCGTATCTGTGAGGCGAAGGCTTGTATTCAATTGATGAGATGTTTCATTAATTAGCTGCAAATCTGCAATAAGCTTCCTTGATTGCTCGTAAAGCTTCGCATTCTCCAGTGCGCTTCCGGCGGTATTTGCAAGGAGTTTAATGAATTCTACTTCGTTTTGCGGAAACACAAGCGAGTCCGGGGCAATGACCTGCAGCACTCCGTATACGCCCTGTCTTCCTTTTAAAGGTGCATACATGATGGAGTTTTTATCAATGACTGAGTCCTCGAACTGAATCTTACCGCTCACATAAGATTGCATGGCAGTCTGATTTTCACTGTTGTACTCAAGGTCTTTTACCGGCAACTCTCCGTAGCCCTTGTGGTCATGGGACAGCAGGAGATAATAGGTGAACGAAGGATACACTTCTCTTAATGTGGTAATGATTTCATCGAGCACAGCATCCATATCCATTGTCGAGTGGAATTTTTTCGTTACCCTGAATAATTGCTTATACCGTTTTTCTTCTTCCGTTGTCTCCGCAAGGGTGTGGATTTTTTTTATGAACAAAGCACACTCGTCAACAAGCCTTTCCAGAAGGCTGTCCGAAAGGCGCTCACCTGAAGCGCCATTCATTTGAATAGCACATAAATTCTTAACATTTCCCTTTGCATCTAGGACAAACGCTAAATCATATTGCGGGAGAAATTCTGGATTTTTTTTAAATGATTGTGGGGTTTCAGTCAGTTTGCCTATGAGACATTCCGGGAAATTACCCGTAATTTCCTCATTCAGATCGCTGCGGGTCGTGGCCTCAAGAATCATGCCATGCTCCCATTCCTCGCATCTATATAAATCGACCTCAGCTGCCTGGAGAAGTTCTTTTAGCAAAGTCAACATTTGCGAGAGGATGTCCGTGACAGACAATCTGCCCGTGCTGATTAATTCAAAGAACCTGCTTTTCAATTCCAATATTGTTTCCCGTTCTACCAATTCTTCCATATGTATCACCTGTTTTAAAATCACTTCACAGCGATTTGTAAGTAGCTGTTTTACAGGCAGCAGCCTGATTAAGAGAAAATGATTCATCACGTGGCAAGGCAATATCCAAATATTTGAAAAATAAAATAATTACTATTTATTATATCATAGACCTAGTAAAATAGTATGATATATAAACCAAAGTTTTCGGAAGAATTTCATCTTAAAAAGGCAATGACTTGAAATATCCCCTTGACTTTATTGGCACAGAAATTATATAATACTCTTTGTGTAAAATATCGCAGCCTATGTGATCTGCATGATGTATGTATTTTGTTCCTCAAACCTGGTTTGATGGTGTATCTCGTAACCCGCTGCTGCTAGGGCGAAGGTACATGAAAACAAAATACCCATGATGGTTAATCACAATCTGTTTTTATTTTACAAAATAAAAACTAAGGAGGAGTCATTCATGGCTCGTTATACCGGCCCAAGCTGGAAACTATCCCGCCGTCTTGGAATTTCACTAAGCGGTACAGGTAAAGAATTAGAAAAACGCCCTTACGCACCAGGTCCTCATGGTCCTAACCAGCGTAAAAAGCTTTCCGAATACGGATTGCAACTTCAAGAGAAGCAAAAGCTTCGTCACATGTACGGAGTTACTGAGCGCCAGTTCCGTAACTTGTTCGACAAAGCAGGCAAAATGCCTGGTAAGCACGGTGAAAACTTCATGATCCTTCTTGAAGCTCGCCTTGACAACGTTGTTTACCGTCTTGGTCTTGCTCGCACTCGTCGTGCAGCTCGCCAGTTAGTAAACCACGGCCACATCATGGTTGATGGCGCACGCGTAGACATCCCATCTTACCGCGTAGCTCCTGGCCAGACAATCACACTTCGTGAAAAGTCTCGCAACCTTGATGTAGTTAAAGAAGCAATCGAAGTAAACAACTTCGTACCTGACTTCTTGACTTTCGATGCAGACAAGCTAGAAGGAACTTTCACTCGTATGCCTGAGCGTTCTGAACTTCCAGCTGAAATCAACGAAGCTCTTATCGTTGAATTCTACTCTCGTTAATAGAGTGTTTGAAAAACCCCTGCCGATTTGGCCGGGGTTTTTTGTTTCATTTATTCCACCAACATTTCACATGAGCCAGCCTATTATATTCGGGTTGGTCGATATCTACTCAATTGTGGTCGATATATTTGAAAATCCGCCGATATTTTTGAAAGTATGGTCGATATATTTAAAAATCCGCTGATATATTTGCAAAAGTGGTCGAAAAAGTGAAAAACTGATTTCATTCTTATAGAAGAAACAGCCTCCCGGTATCCCAGGAGGCTGTTTTTATGATGTTCTCCGCATAAAACATCAAAATTAGCGAAAAACTCTAGTATTTAATCATAAAGTACTTCTTCTTGCCGCGGCGGACAATCGTAAACTGCCCTTCGATCTTATCGGCATCGCTTAGGACGTATGCTGTATCGGTTACGCGCTCTCCATTAAGGGAGACTGCACCATTTGATACATCTTCACGTGCCTGCCTCTTCGATGGCGAGATTTTGGCAGCCACCAGCAAGTCGACCAATCCTTGTTCTTCTTCCCCTTCTACTGTAAAAGAAGGAACATCTTTGAAGCCTTGTCTGATTTCGTCCGCACTCAGGTTTTTGATGTCGCCGCTGAAAAGTGCTGCGGAAATCCTGATTGCCTGTTGAAGGGCTTCTTCACCATGGATCATGCGAGTCATTTCTTCAGCAAGAGCTTTCTGTGCCTTGCGCAGATGCGGTTCTTCTTCAACTGCTTTTTCCAGAGCTTCAATTTCTTCCTTTTCGAGGAAAGTAAAGAACTTCAAGTATTTCACAACATCTGCATCGGCGGTGTTGATCCAGAACTGGTAGAACTCGTATGGAGAAGTTTTTTCAGGATCGAGCCATACTGCTCCGCTTTCTGATTTGCCGAACTTGGTTCCATCAGCTTTCGTTACAAGCGGAATCGTCATACCGTATGCCTTGGAGCCTTCTGCAGACATTTTACGGATCAGTTCAAGTCCGGTGGTAATATTGCCCCACTGGTCACTTCCGCCAATCTGCAGTTTGCAGTCATGCTTTTCGTATAAATGGAAGAAATCCATTGCCTGCAGGATGGTGTAGGTGAATTCTGTGAAGGAGATCCCTGTTTCCAGTCTTGAAGCGATCGTATCTTTTGCCAGCATGTAATTCACGCCGACATGCTTGCCGAAGTCACGCAGGAATGTCACTACATCCATGGAACCTGCCCAGTCGTAATTGTTGACCATCAGTGCACCATTATCGCCTTCTACGTCAAAAATTTTACCTAGCTGCTTCTTAATTCCATCAACGTTAATCTGTACTTGCTCCAGCGTTTGCAGTTTACGCTCCTCACTCTTGCCGCTCGGATCGCCAATCAATCCGGTTGCTCCGCCAACAAGGACGATCGGACGGTGGCCCGCATTCTGGAATCGGCGCAGTGTCAGGAATGGAAGAAGATGCCCGATATGCATGCTGTCAGCTGTTGGATCGACACCACAGTACAGTGAGATTTTCTCCTTTGAAAGCAGGTCCTTCATTCCCTCTTCATCTGTTTGCTGGTAGATAATCCCGCGCCACTCGAGGTCTTTCAATAATTCCATTTCTAATTCCTCCATTCAAAATATATTTCGTAACCGGATTTTTTGCGAAAATAAAAAACGCCCCTGCAATAAATGCAGGGGCGCTAAATGCGCGGTACCACCCGGCTTGAAAACTAAAATAAAAAGTCTTCCACTCCATAAAATAACGGTTAAACCGTCCGCGGCTACTATGAATCCAGTTCACTGCGGCGCTCGGGGAGGTAATTCATCCTTCTGTTTGTACCGGCTCACAGCGGCCGCCGGCTTTCTGGAACATGGACAGAAGCACTACTTATTCCCTTCAAAGCTTTTTGCTATAAAGTTAATAAAGCATTTTTACCATAAAGCGATATATGTTGTCAAATTCGACATAAGTTTTCAGAAAAATTAAGATTAGAGTCTATTCGACAGCTTGTTTATGCTATAATGTATGTGATTTTAGGGGGAATGATATGAATGCATGAAGGAAAACAGGCTTGGAAAGAGAAGCTTAAATCCTTTGGTGCTTTTTTTACGAATAAAAAGACCGTAAAAGGAGCCCGGATTACTTACTCGGTTGTCTGGAACATATTGCTTTTATTGATTATTGTACTGGTCCTCGGTGCGGGCTTTGCCGCAGGAACAGGGGCCGGGTATTTTGCATCCCTTGTCAAAGATGAACCAATCCGGCCATATGAAAATATGAAGAAGGATATTTACAACTATGAAGAAACATCGGATTTATATTTTGATAACGATGTTTATCTTGGCAAGCTCAGAACCGACCTTTACCGCGAGGAAGTAAAGCTTGACGATATGTCAAAGTATTTGGTCAATGCGGTCGTGGCAACAGAAGATGAGTATTTTTACGAGCATGATG belongs to Mesobacillus sp. AQ2 and includes:
- the rpsD gene encoding 30S ribosomal protein S4; protein product: MARYTGPSWKLSRRLGISLSGTGKELEKRPYAPGPHGPNQRKKLSEYGLQLQEKQKLRHMYGVTERQFRNLFDKAGKMPGKHGENFMILLEARLDNVVYRLGLARTRRAARQLVNHGHIMVDGARVDIPSYRVAPGQTITLREKSRNLDVVKEAIEVNNFVPDFLTFDADKLEGTFTRMPERSELPAEINEALIVEFYSR
- a CDS encoding cysteine desulfurase family protein translates to MIYLDNSATTKPYKQVLDSFIKVSEDFYGNPSSLHKIGGQAEKLLQQARSQVARLLRVKETEILFTSGGTESNNLAIKGIAMAHRERGRHIITTSIEHASVQNAMVQLESLGYEITYVKPDSTGFVSADSIQKELREDTILVSVMHVNNEVGTIQPIEEIGIVLKKYPKAFFHVDFVQGIGKVPLDLYHSGVHLATISGHKFHGLKGTGALFMKEGVRLSPLLSGGNQEWKQRSGTENVAGMVAMAKALRMTLELRAEKLDQMKSAMEILRNGISHIKEITIHTPEEKSAPHILNFSISGLKAETFVHALEEKDIYVSTTSACSSKKKAASKTLLEMGIPVAEAESAIRISLTYSNTAEEAEIAAKAIAGTVKHLSEVIKK
- the megL gene encoding methionine gamma-lyase; protein product: MGEKRFETEVIHAGYKSDEFRGSLAPPLFQTSTFTFDSAEQGERRFAGEEEGFIYSRLGNPTVAMLEERMAAIEKGEKALAFGSGMAAVSAILVALTRSGDHILCSQGVYGCTFGLLQLMKEKYDINHDFSMMATREEVLAAITPETRVIYIETPINPTMRLVDLEMVADVAKEKGIPVVVDNTFSSPYLQNPLELGCDFVIHSATKYICGHGDVIAGVAVGPKEIMSKIAMTTQKDIGGVISPFDAWLLLRGLKTLPVRMDRHCENAEKLASYLSGHPAVEEVIFPGDPKHPDYAIAKKQMRKPGGLISFNIKGGQKEAQAFINKLKLIKIAVSLGDAETLIQHPATMTHAVVPKEAREKMGIRENMLRLSVGLEAWEDLRDDLEMAFESVRKESTMETGSI
- a CDS encoding sensor domain-containing diguanylate cyclase; translation: MEELVERETILELKSRFFELISTGRLSVTDILSQMLTLLKELLQAAEVDLYRCEEWEHGMILEATTRSDLNEEITGNFPECLIGKLTETPQSFKKNPEFLPQYDLAFVLDAKGNVKNLCAIQMNGASGERLSDSLLERLVDECALFIKKIHTLAETTEEEKRYKQLFRVTKKFHSTMDMDAVLDEIITTLREVYPSFTYYLLLSHDHKGYGELPVKDLEYNSENQTAMQSYVSGKIQFEDSVIDKNSIMYAPLKGRQGVYGVLQVIAPDSLVFPQNEVEFIKLLANTAGSALENAKLYEQSRKLIADLQLINETSHQLNTSLRLTDTMKFICGRIIKSFDAREVGFIMLDEDNLDYSVLQGSTSFFFSKEASNYILKVAKRVKQDLEPLFIGDISYDIGGASTHFRSVMCVPMIQSGDLKGFALVMHEEPYHFAFDTFKLLQSLIHHSTLAFTNSMLREELEKMVVTDHLTKLYSRGYLDEKMNLSMLEDAQGTFILIDIDNFKCVNDQYGHQVGDEVLIQLARQIAKNIRGTDIGARWGGEELAIYLPGAPLEIGVMIANRLVDKVEKHTNPNVTISCGVSTWIRGQEDTTKTVFKRADQALYKAKGSGKNKVVVQNENQFDFSDEV
- the hisJ gene encoding histidinol-phosphatase HisJ, which produces MNSYKRNHFWRCISLKDGHVHTAFCPHGTNDKIDDYIQKALQLGYSEITFAEHAPLPEGFIDPTPLQDSAMAPEDLDSYFQTIAEAKKKYAGKIKINTGFEIDFIEGFEGQTADFLNKYGPLLDDGVMSVHFLKNESGTYDCLDYSPDHFGKMVEAYGSVEKVHRHYYQTVLKSILADLGPYKPKRIGHVTLANKYQLKYQLRNDCTDEIIEILEKVSELGYELDYNGAGTAKPLCREPYPPEWVISEAKKRGIQLVYGSDAHQAKELGQGLEFMGIKK
- the ezrA gene encoding septation ring formation regulator EzrA — encoded protein: MEYIIGGIAILIILFLIGYFMKRKYYSEVDRYESWKIDIMNRPVLDEMSKVKQLNMTGQTEELFERWRQEWDELVTSKLPGIEDYLFDAEEYIDKYRFKKAKESLEVIDRKLTETEDKIKKILGELNELVGSEEKNREEIDGLKENYRENKKNLLTHRHSYGSAEASLEAVLEEIQAKFIEFDEKTENGNYLEARETVLSIQSLLEQVSAKMESIPALLHDCQSAIPAQVSDLKDGVREMKEQGYVLDHLNADSEIEEISNELASYLGSLEKGDVENAEQGIQGLKERLEKLFDMLEEEVLAKRYITNTEHVAKEVLVKAITENKTLKEETKHIQESYHLTEKDLSAQTHVEQQLKGLLKRFELIDHRITENDTAQSMIKLELQEAKEQLDQLVVEQKELMEKLSALRKDELAARDKVRGLSKKISELIRTVSKSNMPGLSQEYKYLLEDAHESIKQVNDKLEEKPLDIPAVQQYLEIAVLTVEKLETSTEEIVETVMLAERVIQYGNRYRSRYPSVERGLREAEEHFRNYDYREALEQAATSIEEVDPGAIKKIEHMLSDKK
- a CDS encoding GAF domain-containing protein — translated: MFNVETYSGSREKNYDLVIKQLKALIEDEKNSIANLSNASALLNQFLDRINWVGFYLMEDGELVLGPFQGLPACVRIKLGKGVCGTAASKKETVRVEDVHAFPGHIACDAASQSEIVVPILKNGNVIGVLDIDSPEKNRFDELDQQKLEEFVEVLAQSI
- the refZ gene encoding forespore capture DNA-binding protein RefZ — protein: MRKNSKAAIIDAAIYLFNTKGFNGTSVRDIAARADVNAANISYYFQNKNGLLENCFTVFFESYLKELEKGFSFLEYGPEYCLNAMVENVLRYQCENIQLTRFILREMTIDSQVVREIMSTYHVKERYMFKKVLEAGIENGEFKKHSVQYSILQLKGLLQMPFLNTHYVTEVLHVQPHEKYFADKYSDEISHWIKGTLCTEQQAHQKMLINI